Genomic window (Pseudomonas hydrolytica):
TCGCGTGATTTGCCGGCCAGCCTGGCGAACTGCACCACCGGCAGGTTGTGAGGCGCCTCATAGATTTCGAGCATTTCCATTCGCTCGCGCTGGAAGTCCGAAATCGCAACCTCCGCAGGTGCCACTGGCTCAGGAACGGCCGGCACTGCCGACAGGCGTTTGGCCGACGTACTGATCGCCGATGACACCACAACAGGCAACGTATCAGTTGCTCTCGAATCCACAGCCGCCCCGTCACCATCATCCAGAACCGGCATACCATCAATGCGGATGGACAGATGCGCGCTTGCTGCACATACCTCGCCCTGCTCCAGCAGGTCGAGCCGATCAGCCCAGTCTTGAACCATCTTCCGACGTGGCTCCACGTACAGGGCGTGGTTATAGGTGGCGCTTACCTTGTCAGGGTCTGCGTGCGAGAGCTGAGCATCCACCCAGGTCTTGAGGTAACCGATTTCGTTGAGCGCAGTAGAAATCGTGGCACGAATACCGTGGCCGGTGAGCAGCCCCTCGTAGCCCATACGCTTGAGCGCTGCATTCAGCGTGTTTTCGCTGATGCGCTTTTTCAGATCGCTGCGGTGAGCCAGCAGGTAGCACTGTGCAGGCTTGACCTGCGCCAGCAAGTAGCGAGCAACCTCGATCGCCTGAACAGATAGCGGCACGATGTAGGGGGGAATGTCCTGCAGCCGCTTCCCGCGCTTGCGCGCGCTGTCCTGCAGCTGCTTGACCACCTCGGCCGGAATGATCCACAGGCCACGCTCAAGATCGAACTGATCTGGCGTCGCCTGGCGCAATTCGCCGGTGCGCACGCCGGTCAACAACAGCAGCCGGATACCCAACTGCGTGGTGACCGTTCCTCCATAACGACGCAGCTTGCGCAGCAGGTCGGGCAACTCTTCCAGTCGCAGGAACGGGTTGTTGACAACGGGGGGCACAGGCAAAGCAACCACATCCAGGTCTGATGCCGGGTTGCCCTCCAACCCTTCAACCTTCACCAGGGCATAGCGGAACAACTGCCTGAACCAGGTGCGCAACTTCTCGGCAGTCGTGAACGCCTTGCGCCGCTCGACCCGGGCAATCACCTCCAGCAAATCAGCGCGGCGGACGTTGTAGATCGACATGGAGCCCAGCGTGGGCAACACGTTCTTGTCGAAGATGCGCTGGATCTGCGAGAGCGTGCTCTGCCGCCCCTCCTTGAGTTCGAGCTTGCGATGCGCCAGCCACTGCAGATACACCGATTTGAAGCTGTGCTCCGCCGCCAGACACACAGCTCGGAACTTCTGCTTCCGGTCGATCTTCGGGTTAATGCCCTTGGCCAGCAGGGCTCGGCCCTCGTCGCGTAATTCACGCGCTTCCCGGAGACTGATCTCCGGGTAGGTGCCCAGGGACATCCGTTGTTGTCGGCCAGCCCAGTAGTACCTGAAATGCCAAGACCTGCCGCCTTTGGCAGAGATGGCCAGCGAAAGGCCATCGCTATCACGGAGAGTATAGTCTTTGCCCGTAGGCCGGGCGTGCCTGATGGAGAAGTCGGTGAGAGCCATGATCGTGATCCTGAACATGAGTCAGAAGCAGATACTTTTCCCGTCGCCCCCACTCCTCCCAGCAACAATCCGGAAACCAAACCGCCCGTATTGATGTACTTAAAAAAGGACTCAATTTTCGCGGCTTGGAGTGGTTTCCAGTGGCTTTCGCTGGAACGAAAAAAGGGCCTTGCGGCCCTTTTTTCAATGACTTACAGACGTTAGTGGAAGTCTGTAGATCATAATTTGGAGCGGGAAACGAGACTCGAACTCGCGACCCCGACCTTGGCAAGGTCGTGCTCTACCAACTGAGCTATTCCCGCAGTACAACTTGAAGTGGCGTCCCCTAGGGGACTCGAACCCCTGTTACCGCCGTGAAAGGGCGGTGTCCTAGGCCACTAGACGAAGGGGACATACCCCGGAACATCAAGCAACTTTCCGGCTTCCTTCGC
Coding sequences:
- a CDS encoding tyrosine-type recombinase/integrase, with product MALTDFSIRHARPTGKDYTLRDSDGLSLAISAKGGRSWHFRYYWAGRQQRMSLGTYPEISLREARELRDEGRALLAKGINPKIDRKQKFRAVCLAAEHSFKSVYLQWLAHRKLELKEGRQSTLSQIQRIFDKNVLPTLGSMSIYNVRRADLLEVIARVERRKAFTTAEKLRTWFRQLFRYALVKVEGLEGNPASDLDVVALPVPPVVNNPFLRLEELPDLLRKLRRYGGTVTTQLGIRLLLLTGVRTGELRQATPDQFDLERGLWIIPAEVVKQLQDSARKRGKRLQDIPPYIVPLSVQAIEVARYLLAQVKPAQCYLLAHRSDLKKRISENTLNAALKRMGYEGLLTGHGIRATISTALNEIGYLKTWVDAQLSHADPDKVSATYNHALYVEPRRKMVQDWADRLDLLEQGEVCAASAHLSIRIDGMPVLDDGDGAAVDSRATDTLPVVVSSAISTSAKRLSAVPAVPEPVAPAEVAISDFQRERMEMLEIYEAPHNLPVVQFARLAGKSRDQINREIKAGKLLTLSVGNRGQRIPDWQLDPLKQALVRAVLHQVEDVNSWRLYRVLSQPRETLEGRSAIEAVSSSNLIEMIQMVSGELVKDCSGEVA